A region of the Chryseobacterium gotjawalense genome:
GAAACCGTTTCAGTAATAACCGTGATGGTGGAAGCAGAGATGGTGGAAGAGACCGCGATGGTGGAAACCGTGATTCCAGAGAACGAGATGGTGGAAACAGAGGCGAATCCAGAGACAGAAAACCTAGAAGAAATGATGGAGATATGGTACGGTTTTTCTTTAACTTAGGAAAACGGGACAACTTGAAAAAAATTGACATGCTTGAAATCATCAACAAGTCTACTGAAAAATCAAGAAAAAGACCAGATATTGGGAATATCGAAATTTTAGAGAAATTCTCATTCTTTGAAGTAGAAAAATCATTTAAAGACGAAGTCCTTAAAGGATTACAAACTCAGAAGTTTAAAGGAAAAGACATGAGAGCAGAAGAATCTAACTAATTTTTCTTTCTTATTCAATACAAAACAGTTCCATTATCAGTAATGGGACTGTTTTTTTTTTTTGGTTGATGTTTTATGAATCCGGGCAGGGATTTTTGATGAAACACGGTTTTGTAATAATGGTTTACTCCTGCAGATAAGCATGCGGTACAATTTACTGAGCAAGACAATCGTGCCTTTACTTGTATTCTATAAATAAATTTAAACAGCATCTCAATTTTTTTTAATGATCTCCTCATGAACGATCCATAGATCATCTATGAAACATCAATTGGTGTGGTAGCGGCAATTCTGCTGTCAAAGAGTTTAATTATTATTAAGGCTGTTTTTCTTTTGTTAGGAAGTATTTTCGGTATGTTAATAAAACTTAATATAAAAATGAGAAACCTATCAGTCTTTTTCGGAAATTTGCACCACTAATTAAAAGAATTATAATGGGAATCGGAAATATTTTTAAAATGTTCCAGCCGAAAGACAAAGTGTTTTTTGTACTGTTTGAAAAAGTTGCTGAAGAACTGGTAGCGATGTCAAAAGAATTTCACGAAAGTCTACTCGATTTTGATATCAATGATGATACGATGTTGCAGCACATGAGTGATTACGAACACCGAATGGATGATCTTACTCATGAGATTTTCGTACAGCTGGGAGAGAATTTTATCACTCCGTTTGACAGAGAAGACATCAGTCATTTGGCCAGTGGGTTAGATGATATTGCTGACTTTATGTACGCTTCTGCTAAATATATTTATTTGTATAAAGCGCCTCTGGATCCTGCTTACACAGAATTTACGCTGTTGATTTACAAATCATGTCTCGAAGTTCAGCTTGCCCTTAAAAACCTGAACAATTTCAAAGATCCGAAAGCCGTTAAAGAATCCTGTATTAAAATTAACTCTTTCGAGAATATCGCTGATGACGTTTTGAGCCAGGCGATCGTGAAATTGTTTGAGACCAATGATGCATTATTGATTATTAAGGTAAAATCAGTTTTGGAATATCTGGAAACAGTGACTGACAAAGCCGAAGATGTAGCCAACACGATTGACAGTATTTTGATTAAATACGCCTAATCTATTCCCTAATTCAGTATAAACAAAAGAATGGATTTACCGATTCTACTCATCATCATCATTGTACTAGCCCTGATTTTTGACTATATCAATGGATTTCATGATGCCGCTAACTCTATTGCGACCATCGTTTCAACAAAAGTTTTAACCCCTTTCCAGGCAGTTCTTTGGGCCGCCGTATGGAATTTTGCAGCCTTTTTTCTGGCTGCCTATGTAATCGGCGAGTTTAAGATTGGGAATACCATCGCCAAATCAGTGAATACCGATTTCATTAATCTGGAAGTTATCTTTGCGGGCTTAGTGGCCGCCATCGCCTGGAATTTGTTAACATGGTGGTTTGGGATTCCTTCTTCATCATCGCACACCCTGATCGGTGGATTTTTAGGAGCAGCTTTAATGCATGCTTTGGTGACTGATTATCATCTTATCTCTTTGGCTCAGCCGAATCTGGATGTCTTTGAGAAGCTGATTCTGTCCTTTAAGCAACTCTTTACGCAGGATGTGGTCAGGTATGATAAAGTGATTCCTATCTTTTTATTTATTTTCTTAGCACCATTGATTGGTTCTGCGATTTCCATTTTGATCACTTTGTTTATCGTCAATGTGTCGAAAAGATCCAGTCCCCGTAAAGCGGATAATGTCTTCAAGAAACTACAGTTGGTTTCTTCGGCCTTATTCAGTTTAGGACATGGTACGAACGATGCACAGAAAGTAATGGGAATTATCGGAGCAGCCGTTATTTTTCATCACACCCATACCTTACAGGATCCTGTTTACCTCGCTTTAGACAGCACCCACCAGTTCAACTATTTTGTAGAACATTATTTTTGGGTTCCCTTTACCTCATTTTTAATGATTGCTTTAGGAACCATGAGTGGTGGCTGGAAGATTGTAAAAACCATGGGTACCCGAATTACAAAAGTAACCCCTCTGGAAGGAGTTGCCGCTGAAACCGCCGGAGCGATCACCCTTTTCATTTCAGAACATTTCGGAATTCCGGTTTCTACTACCCACACCATTACCGGTGCTATTATTGGAGTAGGAGTTACCAAAAGGGTTTCTGCAGTTCGCTGGGGAATCACGGTAAGTTTGCTTTGGGCCTGGATTTTAACCATTCCAATTTCAGCCTTCGTGGCAGGACTTACGTACCTGATGGTTGTCTTTTTAAAATAATCAAGACTTTTTATAAAATTAGAGCCATTTCGAAAGAGATGGCTTTTTTTGTGGAACAGGTTGCGACAAGCGTCCTTCAATTGAGCGCGGAATGATTGGGTAGTTAGTAATGGCTGGTTGTGAACAGATATAAAAGAGATATCAATGGGCAATGATGCATGAATGCGCATCATACTTTAAAGATGTGCGATCTGTGAAAAGTTATAAACGGGTTGTTAAAGAAGAGTTATGTGATCATATTATGAGGGATGAATGGGTGTTCAGGCGAATGGATAAGGAGTTGCAGGCAATAGCTATAATGTCCCGAAAAATAGGAATAATTCCGTAATTTTGCAGCATGAATCAAGATACGATCTGTGCGATAGCGACTGCAAACGGAGTGGGCGCTTTGGGAATTATCCGACTTTCCGGCGTGGATGCTGTGAAAATTGCGCAAAGAACTTTTAAAGGAAAAAATCTGGAAGAAGTACCGTCGCATACGGTGCATTACGGCTATATTGTGGACGGGAATAGCCGAGAGGCAAGAGGAAAGAAAAAAGAGGAAAGAACAAAGATAATAGATGATAGACCGGAGACGGAAGATGTTGAGCAGTTCATCATTCAGAATGAATCGTCCGTCACCCATCATCAAACATCCAACACCCAACATCCAACACCCAACAATACCGAAGAGGTTATTGATGAAGTGATGGTCTCTGTTTTTCTCGCGCCGAAAACCTTTACGACAGAAGATGTGGTGGAAATCTCTTTTCACGGTTCGCCGCATATTGCCAAGAAAATTCTGGAAGTTTTGGTGAAGAACGGCGCACGGTTGGCGAAAGCCGGTGAATTTACCATGCGTGCTTTTATGAATGGCAGAATCGATTTGGCGCAGGCGGAATCCATCGCTGATCTGATCGCCTCAGAAAATGAAGCCTCGCGCAAAGTGGCTTTGAATCAGTTGAAAGGCGGAATCACAAATGAGATTTCGATCTTGAGAAATGATTTACTGAATTTCACTTCGCTCATTGAACTGGAACTGGATTTCGGGGAAGAAGATGTGGAATTTGCAGACCGCACCGCCATGAATAAACTGCTGCTGAATCTTCGGCATAAACTGAGCGCTCTGATCGAGAGTTTCCAGTACGGGAATGCCCTTAAAAATGGAGTAGAAGTCGCCATCATCGGGAAACCGAACGCCGGAAAATCAACGCTTTTGAATGCTTTGCTGAAAGAAGAACGCGCCATTGTATCGGAAATTGCAGGAACGACCCGTGATACCATTGAGGAAGTGATTCATCTGAAAGGTACAGCATTCCGTTTTGTGGATACAGCCGGACTGCGGGAAACCACTGATATTATTGAGAAAATTGGGGTAACGAAAGCGAAGGAGAAAATTGCCTCCGCGAAAGTGCTTTTGTATCTCTACGATGAGCAGGATTCTACGACCGCAGAAGTGATTGCTTTTGTGAAGGAATTCCACCGCGACGATCTGAAAATTGTGTTGGTGCACAATAAAGTGGATCTGACGAACGACGAAGTTCCAAACGAATTTGACTCGACCTTAAATCTCGAATTGTTTCCGGATTATTGTGATGAATTGTTAAGGATTTCCGCACGAGATCAAACGGGAATTGAGGCCGTAAAAACAGTCCTGATCGATTATGTAGAAAATTTAAAAGATCAGGAAAGCAATGTGATCATCACCAATCAAAGACATTACGACGCACTGCGGAAGTCGCTGCAATCAGTGCTTCAGGTGGAGGAGGCGGTGAGTTCCGGCATTCACACCGAACTGTTAGCGTATGAATTGAGAAATGCGTTGGAACAGTTGGGTGAAATATCCGGTGAGTTTACGAATGATGAAGTATTGGGGAATATTTTTTCGAAGTTTTGTATCGGAAAGTAACACCCACAAAACAAACAATAACAAAACCGATATAAACAATTATAAAGCCTTATTAATGGGGCTTTTTTTATTTGTGTAAACTTACTAATTGTTTTGTGATATTTTGCTATATTATGTTTAAATTTGTACCTTTACTGTACCTTGATAGATGAGGTACAAAAATTAGAAGCTAAAAGGTGAGATTATGGCACTTAATTACACTTAATTACACTTAAAGATATTTAAAGATACTAATGGCAAGTAAAATTGAGATACAAAAGCGATGCGAGTACTGTAATGAGATATTTACGGCCAAAACAACCGTAACAAAGTATTGCAGTCATAAATGCAACCAAAGAGGCTATAAAGCCAAAAAGAGAGATGAGAAAATACAGATTGCTAAAATTGATATTATCAAAAAAGAGGCTGAGCCAATTGAAATGATAAAGGCAAAAGAGTTTTTAACGGCAAAAGAAGCTGCAATACTTTTAGGATTTTCGGTTCGCACGGTTTACAGATTAATTGATAACGGGAAATTAAAAAGCGTAAACCTCGCAGAGAGATTAACAAGGATTAAAAAGTCTGAGCTGAATAAATTAATTGATTAAAAATAAGTTTGTTTTTAAAACTACATTATCTACACTAACTACACAAAAGCATAAAACACAATGGCAACAAAAGTAGCACTCAGACAAAAGACAATTTCAAAAGGCCGTAAAAGTTTGTATTTGGATTTTTACCCACCAATAATTAATGCAGAAACAGGTGAGCCAACACGGAGGGAGTTTTTAGGGCTTTACTTATTTATTGATAAGGCAGAACTTAAAAAAGAAATGCAGAGTAAAGGAAAAAGTAAGGAAGTTATAGAGCAGTTACAAAAAGATTTGAAACCATTGACCTCAACAGAAAAAAAG
Encoded here:
- a CDS encoding DUF47 domain-containing protein; protein product: MGIGNIFKMFQPKDKVFFVLFEKVAEELVAMSKEFHESLLDFDINDDTMLQHMSDYEHRMDDLTHEIFVQLGENFITPFDREDISHLASGLDDIADFMYASAKYIYLYKAPLDPAYTEFTLLIYKSCLEVQLALKNLNNFKDPKAVKESCIKINSFENIADDVLSQAIVKLFETNDALLIIKVKSVLEYLETVTDKAEDVANTIDSILIKYA
- a CDS encoding inorganic phosphate transporter encodes the protein MDLPILLIIIIVLALIFDYINGFHDAANSIATIVSTKVLTPFQAVLWAAVWNFAAFFLAAYVIGEFKIGNTIAKSVNTDFINLEVIFAGLVAAIAWNLLTWWFGIPSSSSHTLIGGFLGAALMHALVTDYHLISLAQPNLDVFEKLILSFKQLFTQDVVRYDKVIPIFLFIFLAPLIGSAISILITLFIVNVSKRSSPRKADNVFKKLQLVSSALFSLGHGTNDAQKVMGIIGAAVIFHHTHTLQDPVYLALDSTHQFNYFVEHYFWVPFTSFLMIALGTMSGGWKIVKTMGTRITKVTPLEGVAAETAGAITLFISEHFGIPVSTTHTITGAIIGVGVTKRVSAVRWGITVSLLWAWILTIPISAFVAGLTYLMVVFLK
- the mnmE gene encoding tRNA uridine-5-carboxymethylaminomethyl(34) synthesis GTPase MnmE, encoding MNQDTICAIATANGVGALGIIRLSGVDAVKIAQRTFKGKNLEEVPSHTVHYGYIVDGNSREARGKKKEERTKIIDDRPETEDVEQFIIQNESSVTHHQTSNTQHPTPNNTEEVIDEVMVSVFLAPKTFTTEDVVEISFHGSPHIAKKILEVLVKNGARLAKAGEFTMRAFMNGRIDLAQAESIADLIASENEASRKVALNQLKGGITNEISILRNDLLNFTSLIELELDFGEEDVEFADRTAMNKLLLNLRHKLSALIESFQYGNALKNGVEVAIIGKPNAGKSTLLNALLKEERAIVSEIAGTTRDTIEEVIHLKGTAFRFVDTAGLRETTDIIEKIGVTKAKEKIASAKVLLYLYDEQDSTTAEVIAFVKEFHRDDLKIVLVHNKVDLTNDEVPNEFDSTLNLELFPDYCDELLRISARDQTGIEAVKTVLIDYVENLKDQESNVIITNQRHYDALRKSLQSVLQVEEAVSSGIHTELLAYELRNALEQLGEISGEFTNDEVLGNIFSKFCIGK
- a CDS encoding helix-turn-helix transcriptional regulator; its protein translation is MASKIEIQKRCEYCNEIFTAKTTVTKYCSHKCNQRGYKAKKRDEKIQIAKIDIIKKEAEPIEMIKAKEFLTAKEAAILLGFSVRTVYRLIDNGKLKSVNLAERLTRIKKSELNKLID